The Desulfovibrio fairfieldensis sequence CACCAGATGTTCGCCGGGCCAGTAACGGACGTATTCGGCCCCGTCAGGCCAGCCCAGAGCGCTGATGTAGTTGATCAGGGCGTCGAACCAGACGTAGCAGACGTAATTCTTGTCAAACGGCAACTCAATGCCCCAGGTCAGACGCGTTTTCGGGCGGGAGATGCACAGATCCTCCAGCGCGCCTGATTCCAGCATGGCCAGCACTTCCGAGCGGTAGCGCTCGGGCCGGATAAAATCCGGATGCTGGCTGATATACTCCCGCAGCCAGGGCAGATATTTGGACATGCGGAAGAAGTAATTCTTTTCGCTGATGAATTCCGGCTTGGTCAGATGCTGGGGGCAGAGGCCGTTTTCCAGCTCCTTTTCCGTGTAGAAGCGTTCACAGCCGTAACAGTAATGGCCGCCGAACTCGCCGAAATAGATGTCGCCGGCGTCATACACTTTTTGCAGAAAGTCCTGCACCGTGCGCTTGTGCGCCTCGTCCGTAGTGCGCACGAAACGGTCATTGGCAATGCCCAGTTGCGGCCAGAGCGCCCGGAAACGGCCGCTGATATCGTCCACGAATTCCTTGGGAGTCTGTCCCTGTTTTTCGGCGGCCTGCACGATCTTGTCGCCGTGCTCGTCCGTGCCAGTCAGGAAGAGCGTGTCCTCGCCCAGCAGTTTATGGAAGCGGGCCAGGGAATCCGCCACAATGGTGGTGTAAGCGTGCCCCAGATGGGGATTGGCATTGACGTAGTAAATGGGCGTGGTGATGAAAAAACTTTTCACACAAGGCTCCGTGCTGTTGACTTGAACCCAAATACGCTATTCGTTTTCCGGGCGTTGCGCAGGCTTGCGCCGACGCTTGCGGCGGCCTTTGCCCGCTTCGCCGGCTCCCGATGGCCCGGCTGGTCCGGCGGGCGCGCCGCCCTTCTCTTCCCGGTTTTCCGCAAAATTCGCCGTATCCGGCCGCTCAGCAGCCTGCCCGTCCTCATGGGCCCGGCTTTCGTCCGGAGGCAGCAGGTCATCAAACAGACCAGGGTCTTCCACCGTGTCGGGCGTCACGGAAACCACCAGCAAACCGTCCCCCTGCCGAGGCTTGGCGGTCGGCTTGGGTTGGCCGCCCTGCTGCTGGGGCTCGGGCCGGTGGGGAGCGAGAGCCTGCCATTCGTCCAGGCTCAGTTCCAGCTCCTCGTTATTTTCCGTGATCACGGACAGGGAATTGCGGAACATATTGGCCCGCAGCACCTTCATGCCTCCCCGGTCGGTCTGGTATTTCTTGCCCAGGCGCGGGCAATGGCGGTGGAAATGGTCGTAATTTTCCTGCTCATAGGAAAGGCAGCAGAGCAGCCGACCGCAGATGCCGGAAATTTTGGCCGGATTGAGAAAAAGGTTCTGCTCCTTGGCCATACAGATGGTCACCGGGGCGAACTTGCGCAAATAGCGACGGCAACAGCAGACCATGCCGCAATTGCCCACCGCGCCCACCATCTGGGTTTCATGACGGACGCCGATCTGGCGCAGCTCAATGCGGGCGCGGTATTCTCGCACCAGATCCTTCACCAGATCGCGGAAGTCAATGCGCGCGGGCGCCGTGAAGTAAAAGATCAGCTTGCTGCGATCAAAAAAGACCTCCACGTCCACCAGCTTCATGTCCAGACGGCGGTCGCGGATGCACTGGCGGCAATAGGCCGTGGCCTCTCGGGCCAGTGCATCGTTTTCCCTGCCGGTTTCCAGATCCGTGGAGCCCGCCTGGCGCAGAATATCGGGCAGGTCCTGCTCTTCCATGCCGGGCAGGCCCTCAAGCGGGCCGGAAACAACCTCGGCC is a genomic window containing:
- a CDS encoding PSP1 domain-containing protein; the protein is MPIFGIKFRELGQTSYYSGPPELKRGDHVLIEADQGLTLAEVVSGPLEGLPGMEEQDLPDILRQAGSTDLETGRENDALAREATAYCRQCIRDRRLDMKLVDVEVFFDRSKLIFYFTAPARIDFRDLVKDLVREYRARIELRQIGVRHETQMVGAVGNCGMVCCCRRYLRKFAPVTICMAKEQNLFLNPAKISGICGRLLCCLSYEQENYDHFHRHCPRLGKKYQTDRGGMKVLRANMFRNSLSVITENNEELELSLDEWQALAPHRPEPQQQGGQPKPTAKPRQGDGLLVVSVTPDTVEDPGLFDDLLPPDESRAHEDGQAAERPDTANFAENREEKGGAPAGPAGPSGAGEAGKGRRKRRRKPAQRPENE